ATCAAATGTCGATATCTCTATAAGAGGTTATACGGATAATCAGCCTTTACCGAAAGGTTCGATATTTAAAGACAATATGGAACTCTCTTATTATAGAGCTGATGCGGTGATGCGAGAGTTGGTTAAAGACGGCGTTTCTCCGGAGAGACTTTCAATTGCCGGTTTTGGTGCCGCAAAACCTCTTGTTCAAAACGATACGGAAGAGAACCGCGCTAAAAATAGAAGAGTAGAATTTTTTATGTTTATATCCAGCAATACTCCTTTGGATAAAGCAAAGCAAAAAAATATACTTGATGCTCTTAATGAGTTGAAAAAATAAAATCTGATTTTGCTTGTCCCTATACTAAGCAACCATTTGATATCATTTTACAATTTATATAAATAAAAAGGTCAATTATGGGTTTAAGCATCGGTCTTGTAGGACTTCCAAATGTAGGTAAATCAACAACTTTCAACGCACTCACAAAAGCACAAAATGCAGAAGCGGCAAACTACCCGTTTTGTACGATCGAGCCAAACAAAGCAGTAGTTCCTGTTCCGGATATAAGATTGCAAGAACTTGCTAAGATAGTAAATCCTGAGCGAATTCAGTACTCAACACTTGATTTTGTGGATATAGCAGGTCTAGTTAAAGGTGCAAGCAAAGGTGAGGGTTTAGGAAACAAATTTTTATCAAACATTCGTGAGACCGAAGTTATTTTACATATAGTTAGATGTTTTGAAGATGATAATATCGTACATACGGAAACAAGCATAGATCCGCTTAGAGATGTTGAAATCATCGAGGGTGAACTTATTTTAGCCGATATCGAAGTTTTGCAAAACAGAGCCGACAGACTGAAAAAACAGGCAAAAACCGATAAAACCGCAGCTGCGGTTTTAGCTTTGGCAGAAGAACTTTTGGAGTTTTTGGCTGATGGTAATTTGGCTAGAAACTTTCCTAAAGCAGACAGCGATGAGTACAAGCAGCTTAACCATGAAGTAAGACTTTTAACGGGCAAAGAGATTATGTACGGTGCCAATGTAGATGAAGACGGTCTGCTTGAAGATAGCGAATTTGTTATAAAACTCAAAGAACACGCTGCTAAAAACAACTGCGAACTCATAAAACTTTGTGCAAAAATCGAAGAGGAGTTGATAGGTCTTGAAGACGAAGAGGCTGCCGAATTTTTAAGTTCTCTCGGAGTACAAGAGTCGGGACTAAATCAGATTATCCAAAAAGGGTTTGACAAACTAGGACTTATGAGCTACTTTACGGCAGGCGTAAAAGAGGTTCGCGCATGGACTATTCGCAAAAATACGACGGCACCAAAAGCTGCAGCGGTAATTCACAACGACTTTGAAAAAGGCTTTATCCGTGCAGAAGTTATCGCTTATAACGATTATATTGCATGCGGCGGTGAAAACAAAGCAAAAGAAGCAGGTAAAATGAGACTTGAGGGTAAAGAGTATATTGTTGCAGATGGTGATATAATGCACTTTAGGTTTAATGTTTAAATAACAGATAGAATGGGCATTGCTCATTTTAGCGTGTAATATCAGATAAAAAGGATTTAAAATGGATTTAAAATACGCCGGTCCAAAGCCTATCATATCGCACACGGGCATAGAGTTTGATAACAATAAAGAAGATAAGTATGTTTACATAAATATTGCTACCCAAATTTTAAAATCTATAAATCACGAGTATGTTAATAATAAGGTTTATAGTTATGATATAAAAGCTTCCAGATTTTCAGGCGATGATTTGCTTTTTGAGTTAAAAAATATCTGTCCAAACATTACTGAAGCCATGAAACTTCAAAATCATAATGTCGAAGATGAGATAAATCATAACATTAAAAGAGTACATGAAAGTATGGTTCTTAGCGAAGCCAATAAGATTGCTTTAGAAAACAACATAAAACTTATGCATGACTATATGATTCAAAGATCTATAAACAAAAAAGTTTACTATTGTGTAATAGACAGGCTTTCGGATATAGTACATGAAACAAAAATCAGCTATATTATAGTTCCGATGTTTCAAACTTTTCTTCATACTCTCCATTCACTACAGGGAAGCCTTAGAAAAAGAAAACAACCGATTGATAGCGATATAGAGATATATAAAGAAAATGATAAACTGTTTATAAAATTAAAAATTAAACATCTTTAAAAACTCTATTTTACGGCTACTCTGTTGCGACCGCCATTTTTTGCTTCATAAAGGGCGTCGTCTACTCTTTTAAAAGTTTCTTTGGTGTCTTCTCCGATAATGTACTTTGTAAGACCAAAAGAGGCGGTGACGCTGATATTATTATTTATTTTATTTTTTTGTACGCTCTCTCTTGCTTTTTCCATAATCATTTTTGCTTCATCCAAAGTTACATTTTTAAGCATTATTACAAACTCTTCGCCACCCCATCTAGCTACTAAATCATCTTCTCTTAATGAGTTTTTCAGACTGTTTGCAACAGATACTAGAGCCTCGTCTCCTACTTGATGACCGTATTTATCGTTAATAGATTTAAAGTAATCAACATCGACAATTGCTAAAATAAAATCAGTATCCGCTTTTCTTTGATGCTTTACGATAAAATTTATAACTTCATCAAAACGGGCGCGATTATAAAGTTTAGTAAGCGGATCTGTAATATATAGTTGGGCGAGAAGTTTCTCATTTGTTATATCATGATAAACGGCGCTAAACTCGGATAGTTCACCGTTTTCATCCATGATAGGTGTCACCCTTGTTTGAACCCATTTTTCCACTCCGCCAGAAGTTTTATTTTTTAACTCACCGCTCCAAGATTTTTTGTTTTTTACACTCCACCACAGCTCTTTATATGTAGCTTCGGGAATATCCGGCGACTTAAATATTGATATATTTTTTCCTAAAAGAAAATCTTTTTCAAATTCGAAAAACTGGCAAAAAAGCGTGCTTACATCGATTATTATACCGTCGAACGATGTTTTTATCATCAT
This portion of the Sulfurimonas sp. genome encodes:
- a CDS encoding diguanylate cyclase, with product MIAIKYPDILLDSLENGHMIIDDKFIISYWNRWLAINTQIQKEEIIGKSLKEFYPEINYKVLYRKIRTALVIGTPTFYDTNSSTKFISMNRNKVTTSSLKLMQQQVTISPYILHENKVMVSIYDISELFEAKLLIKKEIVKVSRLNDKLEAEKEIIDKNIMMIKTSFDGIIIDVSTLFCQFFEFEKDFLLGKNISIFKSPDIPEATYKELWWSVKNKKSWSGELKNKTSGGVEKWVQTRVTPIMDENGELSEFSAVYHDITNEKLLAQLYITDPLTKLYNRARFDEVINFIVKHQRKADTDFILAIVDVDYFKSINDKYGHQVGDEALVSVANSLKNSLREDDLVARWGGEEFVIMLKNVTLDEAKMIMEKARESVQKNKINNNISVTASFGLTKYIIGEDTKETFKRVDDALYEAKNGGRNRVAVK
- the ychF gene encoding redox-regulated ATPase YchF, which produces MGLSIGLVGLPNVGKSTTFNALTKAQNAEAANYPFCTIEPNKAVVPVPDIRLQELAKIVNPERIQYSTLDFVDIAGLVKGASKGEGLGNKFLSNIRETEVILHIVRCFEDDNIVHTETSIDPLRDVEIIEGELILADIEVLQNRADRLKKQAKTDKTAAAVLALAEELLEFLADGNLARNFPKADSDEYKQLNHEVRLLTGKEIMYGANVDEDGLLEDSEFVIKLKEHAAKNNCELIKLCAKIEEELIGLEDEEAAEFLSSLGVQESGLNQIIQKGFDKLGLMSYFTAGVKEVRAWTIRKNTTAPKAAAVIHNDFEKGFIRAEVIAYNDYIACGGENKAKEAGKMRLEGKEYIVADGDIMHFRFNV